In the genome of Rhodoferax fermentans, one region contains:
- a CDS encoding phasin family protein, with product MTTILTVEQIVAAQKANIDTLLGLTAKAFEGVEKIVELNMSASKAALAETGDNAKALLSVKDAQELLALQSGIFQPLAEKTAAYSRHLYEIASGTTSEFTKAMEGQAAQAQQQFTGMLDSAVKSAPAGSEAAVAVLKSAVAAANNALESVQKAVKQATDVAEANFNAVTSTAANAAKPAAKKR from the coding sequence ATGACAACAATTTTGACTGTGGAACAAATTGTGGCAGCCCAAAAAGCCAACATTGATACCTTGCTGGGCTTGACCGCCAAGGCCTTTGAAGGTGTCGAGAAAATTGTTGAACTCAACATGAGTGCCTCCAAAGCCGCTTTGGCTGAAACAGGCGACAACGCCAAGGCCCTGCTCAGCGTCAAAGACGCCCAGGAATTGTTGGCTTTGCAGTCCGGCATCTTTCAGCCGCTGGCTGAAAAAACCGCCGCCTACAGCCGCCATCTGTACGAAATCGCCTCTGGCACAACCAGTGAATTTACCAAAGCGATGGAAGGTCAGGCCGCGCAAGCTCAGCAACAATTCACCGGCATGTTGGACTCCGCTGTCAAAAGTGCCCCAGCCGGCTCAGAAGCGGCTGTGGCTGTTCTGAAAAGTGCTGTCGCTGCGGCCAACAACGCTCTGGAATCGGTCCAGAAAGCGGTCAAACAAGCCACCGATGTCGCCGAAGCCAATTTCAACGCCGTGACCAGCACCGCAGCCAATGCGGCCAAACCTGCCGCTAAAAAACGCTGA
- the clpA gene encoding ATP-dependent Clp protease ATP-binding subunit ClpA: MIAQELEVSLHMAFVEARQQRHEFITVEHLLLALLDNPSAAEVLRACSANADDLRKSLVTFIKDNTPQVAGSDDVDTQPTLGFQRVIQRAIMHVQSTGSGKKEVTGANVLVAIFGEKDSHAVYYLHQQGVTRLDVVNFIAHGIKKSDPPEPIKSGESPADTEDGGAEKNEKSSPLDLYTQNLNQLAKDGKIDPLIGRDYEVERVIQILCRRRKNNPLLVGEAGVGKTAIAEGLAWRITQKDVPDILAESIVYSLDMGALLAGTKYRGDFEQRLKGVLKAMKDKPNTILFIDEIHTLIGAGAASGGTLDASNLLKPALSSGALKCIGATTFSEYRGIFEKDAALSRRFQKVDVVEPTVEQTVDILKGLKSRFEEHHSVKYALAALQAAAELSAKYINDRHLPDKAIDVIDEAGAAQRILPPSKRKKIISKAEVEEIVAKIARIPPANVSNDDRGKLKTLERDLRNVVFGQDKALDMLASSVKMARSGLGKGDKPIGAFLFSGPTGVGKTEAAKQLAYIMGIELIRFDMSEYMEQHAVSRLIGAPPGYVGFDQGGLLTEAITKKPHCVLLLDEIEKAHPAIFNVLLQVMDHGTLTDNNGRKADFRNVIIIMTTNAGAETMNKATIGFTNPREAGDEMADIKRLFTPEFRNRLDAIVSFKALDENVILRVVDKFLLQLEAQLADKKVEVTFTDKLRKHLAKKGFDPLMGARPMQRLIQDTIRRALADELLFGRLMDGGRLTVDLDDKDESKTEVLLEITPLPKKEGKPKPESQEATLS; the protein is encoded by the coding sequence ATGATTGCCCAAGAATTGGAAGTCAGTCTTCACATGGCGTTTGTGGAGGCGCGCCAACAGCGCCACGAATTCATCACCGTCGAACATTTGCTGCTGGCTTTGCTGGACAACCCCAGCGCCGCCGAGGTGCTGCGCGCCTGTTCAGCCAATGCCGATGACCTGCGCAAGTCGCTGGTCACCTTCATCAAGGACAACACGCCTCAGGTAGCGGGCTCTGACGATGTGGACACCCAGCCCACGCTGGGTTTCCAGCGCGTGATTCAGCGCGCCATCATGCATGTGCAGTCCACCGGCAGTGGCAAAAAGGAAGTCACCGGCGCCAATGTGCTGGTCGCCATTTTTGGTGAAAAAGATTCCCACGCTGTGTATTACCTGCACCAGCAAGGGGTGACACGGCTGGATGTGGTGAACTTCATTGCCCACGGTATCAAGAAGAGTGATCCGCCGGAGCCGATCAAGTCCGGCGAAAGCCCGGCTGATACAGAAGACGGTGGCGCGGAGAAAAATGAAAAGTCCTCGCCGCTGGACCTGTACACCCAGAACCTGAATCAGCTGGCCAAGGACGGCAAGATCGACCCGCTGATTGGTCGCGACTACGAGGTCGAGCGTGTCATCCAGATCCTGTGCCGTCGCCGCAAGAACAACCCGCTGCTGGTGGGTGAGGCCGGTGTGGGCAAAACCGCCATTGCCGAAGGGCTGGCTTGGCGCATCACGCAAAAAGATGTGCCCGATATCCTGGCCGAGTCGATTGTGTATTCGCTCGACATGGGTGCCTTGTTGGCGGGCACCAAGTACCGTGGTGATTTTGAGCAGCGCCTCAAAGGCGTGCTCAAGGCCATGAAAGACAAGCCCAACACAATTTTGTTCATCGATGAAATCCACACGCTGATTGGTGCAGGTGCGGCTTCTGGCGGCACGCTGGATGCGTCCAACCTGCTCAAACCGGCGCTGAGTTCGGGCGCCCTCAAATGCATCGGTGCCACCACGTTCTCTGAATACCGTGGCATATTTGAAAAAGACGCAGCACTGTCACGCCGCTTCCAGAAGGTGGATGTCGTTGAGCCAACCGTCGAACAGACGGTGGACATCCTCAAAGGATTGAAATCGCGCTTTGAAGAGCACCACAGTGTGAAGTACGCCCTAGCAGCTTTGCAGGCGGCGGCGGAGCTGAGCGCCAAGTACATCAATGACCGCCATTTGCCCGACAAGGCGATTGACGTGATTGATGAGGCAGGTGCGGCGCAGCGTATCTTGCCGCCCTCTAAGCGCAAGAAGATCATCAGCAAGGCGGAGGTGGAAGAGATTGTGGCCAAGATCGCCCGCATTCCCCCTGCCAATGTGTCCAACGATGACCGCGGCAAGCTCAAAACCTTGGAGCGCGACTTGCGCAACGTGGTGTTTGGCCAAGACAAGGCGCTCGACATGCTGGCCTCCAGCGTCAAGATGGCGCGTTCTGGTCTGGGCAAGGGCGACAAGCCGATTGGCGCCTTCCTGTTCAGTGGCCCCACCGGTGTTGGGAAAACCGAAGCCGCCAAGCAGCTGGCCTACATCATGGGCATTGAGCTGATCCGCTTTGACATGAGTGAGTACATGGAGCAGCACGCGGTGAGCCGCCTGATTGGTGCGCCTCCCGGTTATGTCGGGTTTGACCAAGGTGGTCTGCTGACCGAAGCCATCACCAAGAAGCCGCATTGTGTGTTGCTGCTTGATGAGATTGAAAAAGCCCATCCAGCGATCTTCAATGTGTTGCTGCAGGTGATGGACCACGGCACCTTGACCGACAACAACGGGCGCAAGGCTGACTTCCGTAACGTCATCATCATCATGACGACCAATGCGGGTGCCGAGACCATGAACAAAGCCACCATCGGCTTCACCAACCCGCGTGAGGCCGGTGATGAAATGGCCGATATCAAACGCCTGTTCACGCCTGAGTTCCGCAACCGGCTCGACGCCATCGTAAGCTTCAAGGCGCTGGATGAAAACGTGATCCTGCGTGTGGTTGACAAGTTCCTGTTGCAGCTGGAAGCACAGTTGGCCGACAAGAAAGTGGAAGTCACCTTCACCGACAAGCTGCGCAAACACCTGGCCAAGAAGGGCTTCGACCCACTGATGGGCGCCCGACCCATGCAGCGTCTGATTCAGGACACCATCCGTCGTGCACTGGCCGATGAGTTGTTGTTCGGGCGCTTGATGGACGGTGGTCGCTTGACGGTGGACTTGGACGACAAGGACGAGAGCAAAACCGAGGTGTTGCTTGAGATCACCCCCTTGCCCAAAAAAGAGGGCAAGCCCAAGCCTGAATCACAAGAGGCAACACTCAGCTAA
- the clpS gene encoding ATP-dependent Clp protease adapter ClpS, which produces MSTKIPKIIPQRPVKPEVDDSDGTVVLERRTQKTKPPKLYQVVMLNDDYTPMEFVVIVIQEYFGKDLETATQIMLKIHLDGRGVCGVYSRDVAATKVSQVLDAANKAGHPLQCVAEPLDS; this is translated from the coding sequence ATGAGCACCAAAATACCGAAAATTATTCCGCAACGCCCTGTCAAACCTGAAGTGGACGACTCAGACGGCACGGTGGTGCTGGAGCGTCGGACCCAAAAAACCAAGCCGCCCAAGCTCTACCAGGTGGTCATGCTCAATGACGACTACACACCAATGGAGTTTGTGGTGATTGTGATTCAAGAGTATTTCGGCAAGGATCTGGAAACAGCGACCCAGATCATGCTGAAGATTCATCTCGATGGCCGAGGCGTCTGTGGCGTTTACTCGCGCGACGTGGCGGCCACCAAGGTGAGTCAGGTACTGGATGCCGCCAACAAAGCGGGGCATCCCTTGCAGTGTGTCGCAGAACCGTTGGATTCCTGA